From a single Vallitalea longa genomic region:
- a CDS encoding HD domain-containing protein has translation MNMKKSMRLESVRAIIDDMLMKMNDVNERRCAYIHLYGVSQTATILAIKRSLNPEIAAIIGMFHDYYSYATGITELHAQNGAETVRPIIRDMGVFTKEEQKTILRAIFYHSDKQTIHSKYDELIKDADVLQHYLYNVDKKIVAREAVRLKNILNELALVTDFEINENIDEEKIETGQDKRKLLGDIAETLASKGIVGITSDDDYKEICRFWTGDNIYKELQNGWCAAFLYYCCRKAGFLLPIRHPYGTTRFAGVGAWQEWAKFKNVNYFYSINDDSFIPTRGDIVIYEKLITNKSHDHTGIVLSSDKDSIIVAEGNVDNKNESGIVKRISCDRISGYIRIDNDFKYSFNGEYEPKLD, from the coding sequence ATGAATATGAAAAAATCTATGCGTTTAGAAAGTGTTAGAGCTATTATTGATGATATGCTTATGAAGATGAATGATGTTAATGAAAGACGTTGTGCATATATACATCTATATGGAGTATCACAAACAGCTACAATATTAGCAATAAAAAGAAGTTTGAATCCCGAGATTGCAGCAATTATAGGAATGTTTCATGATTATTATTCATATGCTACTGGAATAACCGAATTACATGCTCAAAATGGAGCAGAGACAGTAAGACCAATAATTCGTGATATGGGTGTTTTTACGAAAGAAGAGCAAAAAACGATTCTCAGAGCAATCTTTTATCATAGTGATAAGCAGACTATACATTCAAAATATGACGAGCTTATAAAAGATGCTGATGTTTTGCAGCACTACTTATATAATGTGGATAAGAAGATTGTAGCAAGAGAAGCTGTACGTCTTAAGAATATACTTAATGAATTAGCTTTAGTTACTGATTTTGAGATCAATGAAAATATAGATGAAGAAAAGATTGAAACAGGTCAAGATAAAAGAAAGCTATTAGGAGATATTGCTGAAACTCTAGCATCTAAAGGTATTGTCGGAATCACTTCAGATGATGATTATAAAGAGATATGCAGATTCTGGACAGGAGATAATATTTATAAGGAATTACAAAATGGCTGGTGTGCTGCTTTTTTATATTATTGTTGTAGAAAAGCTGGGTTCTTATTGCCAATAAGACATCCTTATGGGACTACTAGATTTGCTGGTGTAGGGGCTTGGCAAGAATGGGCCAAGTTCAAAAATGTTAATTATTTTTACAGTATTAATGATGATAGTTTTATTCCAACAAGAGGAGACATTGTTATTTATGAAAAATTGATTACGAATAAATCGCATGATCACACTGGAATTGTTTTATCTAGTGATAAAGATAGTATTATTGTTGCAGAAGGTAATGTAGATAATAAAAATGAATCGGGTATAGTAAAAAGAATTAGTTGTGATAGAATTTCAGGGTATATCCGTATAGACAATGATTTCAAATATAGTTTTAATGGCGAATATGAACCCAAA
- a CDS encoding toll/interleukin-1 receptor domain-containing protein, translating into MKVFVSHSTNDKDKIEGLILALERLKCDVFYSSKSYTNSIAFGDNFYETIKKGIKESDYILAIVSESFYNSIPCQIEMGIAYAYNKKITPIRVENEDYSKLLKGLFTSNNRLASIYSEDDMIEILSLFSNNTSKIISCARSIVNRFNKKETTNLNINNNGQKKDEVFNKSNNHVRDIIHSTNNEPIKVKENNYDQKSFGYVLPNNLRGRSIHEHIIPTVCNLEIMLNKLNDYHGDFSKLKQWEKRSYKAYKIEDIKSQIIYSHSSEWVQIIRNHILNGNPIEFGASCIDIYLVAYVSQMHGKGKDKFFEYVKINNISTKYNSAQAIWQVGKGDGVYLKILNKNGTIKDWDFIEKWSQI; encoded by the coding sequence ATGAAGGTTTTTGTTAGTCATTCAACTAATGATAAAGACAAGATTGAAGGATTAATACTAGCACTAGAAAGGCTAAAATGTGATGTTTTCTATTCATCTAAATCTTACACCAATTCGATTGCATTTGGAGACAATTTCTATGAAACAATAAAGAAAGGCATAAAGGAAAGTGATTACATATTAGCAATTGTATCAGAGAGTTTCTATAATAGTATACCATGTCAAATAGAAATGGGTATTGCCTATGCTTATAATAAGAAAATAACTCCCATAAGAGTTGAAAATGAAGACTATAGTAAGTTATTAAAAGGGTTATTTACATCAAATAATAGATTAGCAAGTATATATAGTGAAGATGATATGATAGAGATATTATCCTTGTTTTCAAATAATACATCCAAAATAATAAGTTGTGCACGAAGTATAGTGAATAGATTTAATAAAAAAGAGACTACTAATTTAAATATAAATAATAATGGCCAAAAAAAGGATGAAGTTTTTAATAAAAGCAATAATCATGTAAGAGACATAATTCATTCAACTAATAATGAACCTATTAAGGTAAAAGAAAATAATTATGACCAAAAATCATTTGGTTATGTTTTGCCTAATAATTTAAGAGGACGTAGTATACATGAACATATTATACCAACAGTATGTAATTTAGAAATAATGTTAAATAAATTAAACGATTATCATGGAGATTTTTCTAAGTTGAAGCAATGGGAAAAAAGAAGCTATAAGGCATATAAAATTGAAGATATAAAATCACAAATAATATACTCACATTCAAGTGAATGGGTACAAATAATAAGGAATCATATTTTGAATGGTAATCCAATAGAGTTTGGTGCTAGTTGTATAGATATATATTTAGTAGCATATGTCTCACAAATGCATGGAAAAGGCAAAGATAAATTTTTTGAGTATGTTAAAATTAATAATATATCAACTAAATATAACTCCGCACAAGCTATATGGCAGGTCGGAAAAGGTGATGGAGTTTACTTGAAAATTTTAAATAAAAATGGGACTATAAAAGATTGGGATTTCATTGAAAAGTGGTCACAGATATAG
- a CDS encoding methyltransferase domain-containing protein — MSKPIYDKYYKKQNYFGEPYPGLQKFFAEYKYKGNVLDLGCGQGRDALYLGRLGYKVKGIDISKVGLDQMNNIARNEKLQVIGEVGDIYSYSITDEYDIVLLDSILHFYKAEFHKETDFIKRIALELKVGGVLCNFMIEGASREKHLKTVINNTGINWKIINEGYTDYPDYNSQYHMYIVKKYSIS, encoded by the coding sequence ATGTCAAAACCAATTTATGACAAATACTATAAAAAACAAAATTATTTTGGCGAACCTTATCCCGGCTTACAAAAATTTTTTGCTGAATACAAATATAAAGGTAATGTTCTAGATTTGGGATGTGGTCAAGGAAGAGATGCATTATATCTAGGAAGACTAGGATATAAAGTCAAGGGTATTGATATTTCAAAAGTAGGTTTGGATCAAATGAATAACATAGCTCGTAATGAAAAATTACAAGTCATAGGAGAAGTTGGGGATATTTACAGTTACAGTATAACAGATGAGTACGACATAGTACTTCTTGATTCCATATTACATTTTTATAAAGCAGAATTTCATAAAGAAACTGATTTTATAAAACGCATAGCACTTGAATTAAAAGTTGGAGGGGTACTATGTAATTTTATGATTGAAGGTGCAAGCAGGGAGAAACATTTAAAAACTGTGATTAATAATACTGGTATAAACTGGAAAATTATTAATGAAGGCTATACAGATTATCCAGATTACAATTCACAATATCATATGTACATTGTGAAGAAGTATAGTATCTCATAA
- a CDS encoding PD-(D/E)XK nuclease family protein — protein MNHSLNKFIINNVKLEKLESRLNKFNPLNILKVNEYELRHSNVLAWLLDPNENHGLGEEFIKKFLGEVILLNEDINLEISVVDIYLNNFYDIQVLREWKNIDILAISHSNKMIILIENKVKAKESEGQLKRYSDVVETKFRDYKKLKVLLTVEGEEPTENEYVICNYYSILKILTNIMKLNSGNLNDKVEDFINYYIEVLEDIVDEDEEIIDLCREIYKENKKIIDYIASNKNKIHITKGSMEEKAVNVYNIYEKSIDMIFRHGKTTTFLEAANKFIKHNNDVILEKESNTYYCFINSSMDKIKSLSSEGTPIYYIFNNRLNKNNRLRMFIEVQSFGDNYQKRQEFLHELNKLDEFHIKERSFNPESRYTRIYSKSIVVNDITEDQILKYMNELYRNSLKDLNKILEVAMNIKK, from the coding sequence ATGAACCATTCATTAAATAAATTTATAATTAATAATGTAAAACTTGAGAAACTAGAATCAAGACTTAATAAATTTAATCCATTAAATATACTCAAGGTAAACGAATATGAATTAAGACATTCGAATGTATTGGCTTGGTTACTAGACCCAAATGAAAATCATGGATTAGGAGAAGAATTTATAAAAAAATTTCTGGGAGAAGTAATCCTATTAAATGAAGATATAAATTTAGAGATATCAGTTGTAGATATTTATTTAAATAATTTTTATGATATACAAGTACTACGAGAATGGAAAAACATAGATATCTTAGCAATATCCCATTCTAATAAAATGATTATATTAATAGAAAACAAGGTCAAGGCTAAGGAAAGCGAAGGTCAATTAAAAAGATATAGTGATGTAGTAGAAACGAAGTTCAGGGATTATAAAAAACTAAAAGTGTTACTTACTGTAGAAGGTGAAGAACCTACAGAAAACGAATATGTCATATGTAACTATTATAGTATACTTAAAATATTGACAAATATCATGAAATTGAATAGTGGAAATTTAAATGATAAAGTTGAAGATTTTATCAACTATTACATAGAAGTATTAGAAGATATTGTTGATGAAGATGAAGAAATTATAGATTTATGTAGAGAAATTTATAAAGAAAATAAAAAGATAATAGACTATATAGCTAGTAATAAAAATAAAATACATATAACAAAAGGAAGTATGGAAGAAAAAGCTGTTAATGTCTATAATATTTATGAAAAATCAATAGATATGATTTTTAGACATGGTAAGACAACTACTTTTTTAGAAGCTGCAAATAAATTTATTAAACATAATAATGATGTTATTTTAGAAAAAGAGAGCAATACATATTATTGCTTTATAAATAGCAGTATGGACAAGATCAAATCATTAAGTAGTGAAGGTACACCAATATACTATATTTTTAACAATAGATTAAATAAAAATAATAGGCTAAGAATGTTTATAGAAGTACAAAGCTTTGGAGATAATTATCAAAAGAGACAAGAATTTTTACATGAATTAAACAAATTGGATGAATTTCATATAAAGGAGAGGTCATTTAATCCTGAATCCAGATATACAAGAATTTATTCAAAAAGTATTGTTGTTAACGATATTACAGAAGATCAGATTTTAAAGTATATGAATGAATTGTATAGAAATTCATTAAAAGATTTAAATAAAATATTAGAGGTAGCTATGAATATTAAAAAATAA
- a CDS encoding DUF6979 family protein, translating into MNKYALVTIKTVEFYKNNQNYDIRKSWEITADKVFGKNTAGADKGCPKSTFLGLCEAGYVKGVKRGNYTRSEKNKKYGIDAVKILQETPQLANSNSCADNLWKSVAGDKQSNSQMEVVLALWNYNLIETNR; encoded by the coding sequence ATGAATAAATATGCTTTAGTTACGATTAAAACTGTAGAGTTTTACAAAAATAATCAAAACTATGACATTAGAAAATCATGGGAAATAACAGCAGATAAAGTATTTGGAAAGAATACAGCTGGTGCTGATAAAGGCTGTCCTAAAAGTACATTTTTGGGATTATGTGAAGCTGGTTATGTAAAAGGTGTAAAGCGTGGAAACTATACAAGATCAGAAAAAAATAAAAAATATGGTATAGATGCGGTTAAAATACTTCAAGAAACCCCACAATTAGCTAATAGCAATTCATGTGCTGATAATCTATGGAAAAGTGTCGCTGGTGACAAACAAAGTAATTCACAGATGGAAGTAGTTTTAGCATTATGGAATTATAATCTTATTGAGACTAATAGATAA
- a CDS encoding GNAT family N-acetyltransferase, giving the protein MDIEIKMIEYGDIIKAMKLIEEVFNEFVAHDYTQKGIKTFKEEFINNDDFIDKFSDGREKMYGAYVGEQLAGVLSISNHNTISCIFVKKEFHRMGIGTRLINRIIEEVKNSGVRRIRLNASLYAVPFYHAVGFDEMGDVCEYKGIKYMPMELDILQ; this is encoded by the coding sequence ATGGATATAGAAATTAAAATGATTGAATATGGTGATATTATAAAAGCGATGAAACTTATTGAAGAGGTTTTTAATGAGTTTGTCGCTCATGATTATACACAGAAAGGCATCAAGACATTTAAAGAAGAATTTATAAATAATGATGATTTTATAGACAAGTTCAGTGATGGAAGAGAAAAGATGTATGGTGCTTATGTCGGAGAACAATTAGCGGGAGTTCTGTCTATTAGTAATCATAATACTATCTCATGTATATTTGTTAAGAAAGAATTTCATAGAATGGGAATAGGGACTAGGCTTATTAATAGAATTATTGAAGAGGTGAAAAATTCAGGGGTGAGAAGGATAAGACTTAATGCGTCACTTTATGCAGTACCATTTTATCATGCAGTTGGGTTTGATGAAATGGGGGATGTGTGTGAGTATAAGGGGATAAAATATATGCCTATGGAATTGGACATATTACAATAA
- a CDS encoding TNT domain-containing protein produces MNNDDLVTISFDELTNVQKSKFDGLADSYKSKDIVRDRVNGEDGLGVVDGVISNLWKESTCSSDELYNYLLKNVDADAARKFVNDGIWPDSIQIPKNSSVLNPDGSIDWSKAAQGGYILDAESKVIKESFSPEIGEVIDRYGNSHGRYTSPVIDGNSYSYTERSLPYVEDLSNYHQYEVTGNFNEIEKYVSNCPDVELKTQIDALVTTYYNDDYSKLLVYKGEAAKIDGWGAGRAIQYELPLTVDQLIQIGLLKELN; encoded by the coding sequence ATGAATAATGATGACTTAGTAACAATATCTTTTGATGAGTTAACGAATGTACAGAAGAGTAAATTTGATGGTTTAGCCGATTCATATAAGAGTAAGGATATTGTTCGTGATAGGGTTAATGGTGAAGATGGTCTTGGGGTTGTAGATGGCGTTATATCAAACTTGTGGAAGGAATCAACATGTTCTAGCGATGAGTTATATAATTATTTGCTTAAAAATGTAGATGCAGATGCAGCAAGAAAATTTGTTAATGACGGTATTTGGCCAGATAGTATTCAAATACCAAAAAATTCTTCAGTTTTAAATCCAGATGGTTCTATCGATTGGAGTAAAGCAGCACAGGGAGGTTATATTTTAGATGCTGAGAGCAAAGTAATTAAAGAAAGTTTTTCTCCAGAGATTGGAGAAGTAATTGACAGATATGGTAATTCTCATGGTAGATATACATCTCCTGTAATTGATGGGAATTCTTATTCATATACAGAACGCTCATTGCCATATGTTGAAGATTTATCCAATTATCATCAATATGAAGTAACAGGTAATTTCAACGAAATTGAAAAGTATGTTAGTAACTGTCCTGATGTGGAACTGAAAACACAAATAGATGCATTAGTAACTACATATTATAATGATGATTACAGTAAATTATTAGTTTATAAAGGTGAAGCTGCTAAGATTGATGGCTGGGGAGCAGGAAGAGCAATACAATATGAGTTACCTCTTACAGTAGACCAGTTAATACAGATTGGATTATTAAAAGAATTGAATTAG
- a CDS encoding Imm59 family immunity protein, translated as MTREDVIRIIKDENLDNYNLNEDRYNRENEVGIRSENGYWTVYATDERASKVTGSEKKFEHEEQALDNFIKRLRASKVLRKFN; from the coding sequence ATGACAAGAGAAGACGTAATTAGAATTATAAAAGATGAAAATTTGGACAACTATAATTTAAATGAAGACAGGTACAATAGAGAAAATGAAGTAGGTATTAGGAGTGAAAACGGTTATTGGACTGTATACGCTACAGATGAAAGAGCAAGTAAAGTGACAGGTTCAGAAAAGAAATTTGAACACGAAGAACAAGCTTTAGATAATTTTATTAAACGCCTTAGAGCAAGTAAAGTTTTAAGGAAATTTAATTAA
- a CDS encoding class I SAM-dependent methyltransferase, whose protein sequence is MNVVHYNSNVWDKKVESGCVWTQPVSSEIVEKAKKGEWEVIVTANKTVPKNWFPPIKGLKILCLASGGGQQAPILAAAGADVTLVDISDKQLEKDIYVAKQNNLHINTVKASMTKLDMFSDESFDLVLHPVSNVFVEDIIPVWRECHRILKHGGTLISGICNPVIYLFDDEQEDKGVLEVKYSIPYSPFSALTEEELSKSLENGEALEFGHSLEQQIGGQIEVGFVIQGFYEDDFGGVRLLDKYIKSFIATRAIKK, encoded by the coding sequence ATGAATGTTGTACATTATAATAGCAATGTATGGGATAAAAAAGTAGAAAGTGGTTGTGTATGGACTCAACCTGTCAGCAGTGAGATCGTAGAAAAAGCGAAAAAAGGTGAATGGGAAGTAATAGTAACAGCAAATAAAACTGTTCCCAAGAATTGGTTTCCACCAATAAAAGGATTAAAAATTCTTTGTCTAGCATCAGGTGGAGGACAGCAAGCTCCTATATTAGCAGCTGCAGGTGCTGATGTTACATTGGTTGATATTTCAGACAAGCAGCTAGAAAAGGATATTTATGTTGCCAAACAAAACAATTTACATATAAACACTGTTAAGGCAAGTATGACAAAACTAGATATGTTTAGTGATGAAAGTTTTGATTTGGTTCTACATCCTGTGTCTAATGTTTTTGTAGAAGATATTATTCCAGTTTGGAGAGAATGCCATAGGATTTTAAAACATGGAGGAACTTTGATTTCTGGTATATGTAATCCTGTAATATATTTGTTTGATGATGAGCAAGAGGATAAAGGGGTATTAGAAGTTAAATATTCAATCCCTTATTCACCATTTTCAGCATTAACTGAAGAAGAGCTAAGTAAATCTCTTGAAAACGGAGAAGCTCTTGAATTTGGACATAGTCTAGAACAACAAATCGGAGGACAGATAGAAGTAGGCTTTGTTATTCAAGGGTTTTATGAAGATGATTTCGGAGGAGTAAGATTATTGGATAAATACATAAAATCTTTTATTGCGACGAGAGCTATAAAAAAATAA
- a CDS encoding GNAT family N-acetyltransferase, with protein sequence MYNINDLKIRCINSKDNEDIAKVFLEGFDNKVKNILYLPEERTYDFLVDFGILKNYYKEGYFIAEIDGEILGLMLVRWIGQKMEGNKNLGFVQLVKKYGLVATIKVLFKINLVNNNPKKGELFIEHIAVSEKARGLGIGSILLEKAFNMAESMQDIDKVSLAVIDENHRAHKLYKRLGFIDVKNITTRLGKWAVGVYKYTKMERKLI encoded by the coding sequence GTGTATAATATCAATGATTTAAAAATCAGATGCATTAATAGTAAAGACAATGAAGATATTGCAAAAGTCTTTTTAGAAGGTTTTGATAATAAGGTGAAAAATATATTATATTTACCAGAAGAACGTACATATGATTTTCTAGTCGATTTTGGAATTCTGAAAAATTATTATAAAGAAGGTTATTTTATTGCAGAAATTGATGGTGAGATTTTAGGATTAATGCTTGTCAGGTGGATAGGACAAAAAATGGAAGGAAATAAAAATCTGGGGTTTGTTCAACTAGTTAAGAAGTACGGATTAGTAGCAACTATAAAAGTTCTTTTTAAGATAAATTTAGTTAATAATAATCCTAAAAAGGGTGAATTATTTATAGAACATATAGCAGTATCAGAAAAAGCTAGGGGGCTTGGGATTGGAAGTATACTATTAGAGAAGGCTTTCAATATGGCTGAATCTATGCAAGATATAGACAAAGTCAGCTTAGCAGTAATTGATGAAAATCATAGAGCCCATAAATTATATAAGAGGTTAGGGTTTATAGATGTGAAGAATATCACTACTCGTTTGGGTAAGTGGGCAGTTGGCGTTTATAAATATACTAAGATGGAAAGAAAATTGATATAG
- a CDS encoding AraC family transcriptional regulator, which yields MLVFNENIKIDKLYTFFYFEFAKNYVFRGEKHDFWEAVYVDKGVLEVMADTRHYVLNNGQMIFHKPNEFHSLWANGEIAPNVIVFSFNCDSQAMKFFENKIIKLDIEQKNILQKFIKEARSCLQNQQLKAESPFGSNQLLKLYMEEFFIHCIRNQNVQKLKESIVTKNRMEKDIAVTIKDFLKEKVNDNICLKDVVAQMSLSATYLKDLFKKNYSISIMKYYRTLRIEKAKQLIRESSLTFTEIAERMNYTSIHYFSKQFKDCVGMTPTEYAKSLVHF from the coding sequence ATGCTCGTATTTAATGAAAATATCAAAATTGATAAACTATATACCTTTTTTTATTTTGAATTTGCTAAAAACTATGTTTTTAGAGGAGAAAAACATGATTTTTGGGAAGCTGTTTATGTAGATAAAGGTGTACTAGAAGTTATGGCAGATACAAGACATTATGTTCTTAATAATGGTCAAATGATTTTTCATAAGCCTAATGAATTCCATTCTCTATGGGCTAACGGTGAAATAGCTCCTAATGTTATCGTTTTTTCATTTAATTGTGATTCTCAAGCTATGAAGTTTTTTGAAAATAAAATTATTAAGCTAGACATTGAGCAAAAAAATATATTGCAAAAGTTCATTAAAGAAGCTAGAAGCTGTCTACAAAATCAACAATTAAAAGCTGAATCTCCTTTTGGTTCAAATCAGCTATTAAAACTATACATGGAAGAGTTTTTCATTCACTGTATACGTAATCAAAATGTCCAGAAATTAAAAGAATCAATTGTAACAAAAAATAGAATGGAAAAAGATATAGCTGTTACTATAAAAGATTTCCTGAAAGAGAAAGTAAATGATAATATATGTCTAAAAGATGTGGTTGCACAAATGAGTTTAAGCGCTACATATCTTAAGGACTTATTTAAAAAGAACTATTCTATTTCTATTATGAAATATTATCGTACATTAAGGATTGAGAAAGCTAAACAGCTTATAAGAGAATCCTCATTAACCTTTACAGAAATCGCAGAACGAATGAATTATACTTCCATTCATTATTTTTCCAAACAATTCAAAGATTGTGTAGGTATGACACCAACTGAATACGCTAAATCATTAGTACATTTCTAG
- a CDS encoding Gfo/Idh/MocA family protein: MKPVTAILIGAGDRGKDALASYALKHPEEIKFVAVAEPDDKKREQFIKLHNISKEMAFTTWEDLLAKPKLADAALICTLDNIHYEPAKLALEKDYHILLEKPLSNNAKECVLLGELAKKYSQKVFSVCHVLRYTKFFTKLKELLDSKIIGDIITINHNEYVGRIHQSHSFVRGNWGNSKRESPMILQKCCHDMDILLWLVGDNCKKISSFGSLDYFTEKNAPEGSPDRCIEGCPKGDTCPYNAVKIYLGDNVEWPTSVISADTSYEARKKALQEGPYGRCVFKCDNDVVDHQVVNMIFDNNVTAHLTMTAFCKDGGRHIKIMGTHGEITGNFDYDTIEVKHFPSEEIETIHIEKDIGGHGGGDLGIMEDFVKLVKADGKLKGKTEVSISVQSHVMAFAAEESRLTDNVITIDEFTQQVLES; the protein is encoded by the coding sequence ATGAAACCAGTAACAGCAATACTTATTGGAGCAGGTGACAGAGGAAAAGACGCTCTTGCTTCATATGCTTTAAAACATCCAGAAGAAATAAAATTTGTTGCAGTAGCAGAACCTGATGATAAAAAACGTGAACAATTTATAAAATTACATAATATATCAAAGGAAATGGCTTTTACTACTTGGGAAGATCTTCTTGCAAAACCTAAGTTAGCTGATGCAGCATTGATATGTACACTAGATAACATTCACTATGAACCTGCAAAATTAGCACTAGAAAAAGATTATCATATCTTGTTAGAAAAGCCATTATCAAACAATGCAAAAGAATGTGTCCTATTAGGAGAACTTGCTAAGAAATATTCTCAAAAAGTTTTCTCTGTATGCCATGTTCTACGTTATACAAAATTTTTTACCAAGCTTAAAGAATTACTTGACTCAAAAATAATTGGCGATATTATAACTATTAATCACAATGAATATGTTGGGCGTATTCATCAATCCCATAGTTTTGTTAGAGGTAATTGGGGTAATTCAAAACGAGAAAGTCCAATGATTCTTCAAAAATGTTGTCATGATATGGATATTCTATTATGGTTGGTAGGTGACAATTGCAAAAAAATATCCTCTTTCGGTTCTCTAGATTATTTTACAGAAAAAAATGCACCTGAAGGTTCACCTGACCGTTGTATAGAAGGATGCCCAAAAGGAGATACATGCCCCTACAATGCAGTAAAGATATATCTTGGCGATAATGTAGAATGGCCTACATCAGTCATAAGTGCCGATACTAGCTATGAAGCTCGTAAGAAAGCTTTACAAGAAGGTCCTTACGGAAGATGCGTATTTAAATGTGACAATGATGTAGTAGACCATCAGGTAGTTAATATGATATTTGATAATAATGTAACCGCTCACTTAACTATGACTGCATTTTGCAAAGATGGTGGACGCCATATAAAAATCATGGGTACTCATGGTGAAATAACAGGTAACTTTGATTATGATACAATAGAAGTTAAACATTTCCCTTCAGAAGAAATAGAAACCATCCACATAGAAAAAGATATAGGTGGTCATGGTGGCGGCGATCTAGGTATAATGGAAGATTTCGTGAAACTTGTAAAAGCTGATGGTAAATTAAAAGGTAAAACTGAAGTAAGTATATCTGTCCAAAGTCATGTGATGGCTTTTGCAGCGGAAGAGTCAAGACTTACTGATAATGTAATCACTATAGATGAATTCACTCAACAAGTTCTAGAATCCTAA